The window TTTTTAGAAAATAGTGTTTTGATGAGTATTTCAAGAGTTCCCTTCAGATGGGCAAAATTAATACCTTTGTCAATCACAAGACCTTCTACCTGAAAAAACATGGGAGAATGAGAGGCATCTGCTTCATCTTTCCTGAAGACCCTTCCAGGCATTATAGATTTTATTGGAGGTTTTCTTTTTTCCATCACTCTTATCTGCACTGGTGAAGTATGGGTTCTAAGGAGCACTTCATCGTCGATATAAAATGTATCCTGTTGATCTCTTGCTGGATGATCTTTAGGGATGTTGAGAGCTTCAAAGTTATACCAGTCTGATTCTATTTCAGGACCTTCTTCAATCGAATACCCCATTCTTAGAAATATTTCTTCTATTTCTTCTTCTATTAATCTTATTAGGTGAGGGCTTCCAGTGTAAAAAGGCCTTCCTGGAAGAGTTATATCAAAATACTCTATCTTTTTTTCAGCCTCTATTTCTTCTAAAATTTTCTGATGGGCTTTTTTTATTTCTTGCTCAACAGAATTTCTTAATTCATTCAATAATTTCCCAGCAAAAGGCCTTTCTTTTTCTGAAAGTTCTGGTATTTTTTTTAATAGAAGAGAAATTTCTCCCCTTTTTCTACTTAAAAGCAAATCTTTAAGTTCTGAAAGGTCTTTTTCACTTTTGATTATTTTTAATTTTTTTTCAAACTCTGTCTTAATCTTTGAAATTTTTTCTTCAAGTTCATTAAGCATTTTCTAAATTGCTTTTAATTTTTTTATTATTTCTTCAAATGTTTCAGGTTCATTTACAGCCAGGTCTGCAAGAATTTTTCTATTTAAATCTAAACTTTCTTTTTTCAATGCAGAAATAAATTTTGAATAAGAAATGCCGTATTTTCTGAGAGCTGCATTTATTCTTATAATCCATAGTCTTCTAAAATCTCTTTTTTTTCTTCTTCTATCCCTGTATGCATAAAGCAATGACCTCTCGACTGCTTCTTTTGCAATCCTGTAATTTTTTCTTTTGGCTCCATAATAACCTTTTGCCATTTTAAGAATTTTTTTTCTTTTCTGCCTTCTCTTACTCCCTCTCTTTACTCTTGGCATTTTTCCTCCTTTTCCTTTTAAAATTCATAGGGAAGCATTTTCTTTATTTCTGTTTTATCACTTTTTGAAGCTTGAGTTATTTTTTTCAGATTTCTCTTTCTTTTTGTAGATTTTTTAGTGAGAATATGGCTCTTAAAGGCTTTCCTTCGAAGTATTTTTCCTTTCGCCGTTATTTTGAATCTTTTTTTAGCTCCCCTGTGTGTCTTTATTTTTTGCATGTTTTAGACCTCCTTGTTTTTTTGGGCTGAGGAGTACGTACATTTGATACCCTTCAAATCTTGTGTCATATTCAGGTAAGGAAATTTCTTTGGTGTCCTCCAGGACACGATCTATTAAAACTTTTCCAAATTCAGGTCTTGATCTTTCTCTTCCTCTAAATAGTACAGTCACTTTTACTTTATTCCCTTCCTCAAGGAATCTGATGATATGTTTAAGTTTAAATTGATAGTCATGAGAGCTGATTTTCGGCCTGAATTTTATTTCCTTTATTTGAATCTGCTTTTGATGCTTCTTTGATTCATGGGCTCTTTTGTGGAGCTCGTAGAGATATTTCCCATAATTCATGATCCTGCACACAGGAGGATTTGCTTGAGGGGCTATTTCAACAAGATCCAAGTTTTTCTCCCTTGCGATGTTTAAAGCTTTATAAGTTTCCATTATCCCTATCTGATTTTTATTCTCATCGATTAATCTCACCTCTTTTGCCCGTATTTCCTCATTGATTCGATGGATTCTCTTATTCAGGGACTCACCTCCTAAATTCTAAATCTAATGTTTTATTTTTAATAGATTTTTTAATCCATCTGATAATTTCATCAATCTTATATTTTCCGATATCTCCTTTTTTATGGATTCTTAAAGAAGCAGTGTTATTTTTCATTTCTTTTTCTCCTACTATAATCATGATGGGAATCTTTTCGGTTTCAGCCTCCCTGATTTTATAACCAACTTTTTCAGACCTTTCTGAAAGACTAATTCTTATTTTTTCTTTTTGAAATCTCTCTTTAATTTTTTTTGCATAAGAAAGTGATTTTTCAGAAACTGGAATTATCTCTACTTGGTAAGGTGAAAGCCATAGAGGAAAACTCCCTCCATAATGTTCAATAAGAATCCCAAAGAATCTTTCCAAAGACCCCATTATTGCCCTGTGTATCATTATAACTCTATTTTGTTTTCCATCCTCTCCTATGTATGTAAGGTCAAATCTTATGGGAAGATTAAAATCAACCTGAATGGTAGAGCATTGCCATGATCTTCCCAAAACATCTTTAATCTTGATATCGATTTTAGGGCCGTAGAAAACACCTGCTCCTAAATCAATCCGATATTTAATGTTTAATTTCTCAAGAGAATTTTTTAAAATTTGAGTAAATTTCTCCCATTCTTTAATTTCTCCGACAAATCTGTCAGGTCTTGTTGAAAGATAAATCTCAAAATCTTGGAAACTAAATGCTTTCAAATAGTTAAGATTAAAAACAAGGAGTTTCTCAATCTCATCTTCTAACTGGTCTTCTCTCATGAATAGATGGGCATCATCCTGGGTGAATCCTCGAACTCTCATTAATCCATGGAGGACTCCGCTTCTTTCATATCTATATACAGTTCCAAGCTCAGCCCATCTCAGGGGCAATTCTCTGTAGCTTCTTAATTTAGAGTTGTAAACCTGGATATGAAAAGGACAGTTCATTGGCTTTAATTCATATTCATCTGATTCAAGTTTCATTTCCGGGTACATGTTTTCCCAGTAGTATTCAAGATGGCCGCTTGTATTCCATAGTTCTAACCTTGCTATGTGAGGAGTAAAAAGCAGTTCATACCCGTTATTTAGATGTTCTTCTCTCCAGAAATCCTCTATTATTTTTCTTACAATTGAGCCTTTTGGATGCCAGAGAATCAGGCCAGGACCTATTTCATCCCGAACGCTGAAGAGATCAAGGTCTTTTCCGACTCTCCTGTGGTCTCTCTTTTTTGCCTCTTCTAAGAAATGTAAATGCTCCTCGAGGCTTTTTTTATCTAAGAATGCGGTTCCATATATTCTCTGGAGTTTTCTTCCTTTTTCGTCTCCCTTCCAGTAAGAGCCAGAAACATAGAGCAATTTAAAATATTTTATAAAATTTGTGGATGGAACATGGGGCCCCAAACAGAAATCTATGAAATTGCCCTGTTTATAGAGACTAACCATTTCATCTCCTTTTTCAATTATTAATTCAACTTTCAGATCCTGATTTTTTTCTGAAAACAACTTAATTACTTCATCTTTTGGAAGAGAGATTTTTTCGATAGGAATATTCTGTTGAGCTAAATTTTTCATTCTCATTTCTATCTTCTCAAGATCTTCGGGTGTAAAGGGCTTTTCTCTTTCAAATTCATAGAAAAAGCCTGTTTCTGTAGGAGGTCCTATTCCTAATTTTACCTCAGGAAATATATCCAGAACTGCTTGAGCAAGCAGGTGGGATGCGCTATGTCTTAAAGTTTCTAAATCCATATTCTATTGTTTTTTTCATCTATTTCAATTAAATTAATTTCGTTCCATTTTTTCTTAGGCGCGAGCGGTCTCGAACCGCTGACCTCTACCGTGTCAAGGTAGCGCTCTACCCCTGAGCTACGCGCCTGGAAAAAACTTATATTATATAAAATATTGAAAATAGTCAATAAAAAAGGCAGCCTTTGCAGCTGCCTTTTTTCAACTTTAAGTTTTTGGTTCTGTTAGAATTACCTTACAGCTTCTCTTAGCTTTTTCCCTGGGATGAATTTGGGAACTTTCTTCTTGGGTATTCTTAGCTCTTCACCTGTTTTGGGATTTCTTCCCTTTCTTGCCTTTCTTTCGACAGTCGTGAATGTTCCAAATCCAACAAATGTAACTTTCTTTCCTGTTTTTAATGAACTCTGAATTGTAGAAAGCACGGTTTCAAGTGCTTTGGTGGATTGAGCCTTTGTTATCCCAGAATCCTTTGCCATCTTTGCAACCAAATCTGCTTTAGTCATTTATTACCTCCTTTTTAAATTTTCCTTTATTTTTAAACAAAAAAATGGGGTTGTCAAGTGTTTTTTTAAATTTTACCGATATTTCGGCATCCCTGATAAGAATTCCTCCTTGCCAGTTCATTGTCTATAGAATTCAAGATTTCGCTTTTATTTAAAAGCCATTCAGGGGCAACAAACAATTCTTTTTCCCTTTCTCCAGTGAGCCTTTGTATAACAGTTTCAGGATAAAGATATTCAATAAAGTCACAGACAAGGCTGACATATTCTTCTTTTCCAAGCAATTTTACCTCATTATTGGTGTAGAGCTTTTCAAGTTCTGTATTTTTCAATACATGAAGGGGATGAATTTTTATTCCATCAGTTTTAAGTAAGTTTAAGACTCTCGCAGTTTCTAATGTTTCCTCTTTCTCTTCCCCTGGGATTCCCAAGATTACATGAACGCAAACTCTTATGTTTCTCTTCTTTGCTTCAAGATAACTTTTTAGAAAATCTGAAAAATTATGGTTTCTATTTAGAGATTTTAAACTTCTCAGGTGAATTGATTGGAGCCCGAGTTCAAGCCAGAAATATGTTTTTTTTGAAATTTCATCGAGGAGGTCGAATATTTCATCCGGCAGACAGTCGGGTCTTGTTCCTATTGAAATTCCCACAACATTTTTTATTTTTAATGCTTCATCTATATATTTTGCTAAAATTTCCCTTGATGTATATGTGTTTGTGTGAGATTGAAAATATACTATAAATTTTTCAGCACCAAATCTTCTCTTTTTTGCCTCTATTCCTTGAATAATCTGATCTGTTATTGATACGTTTTTTTTATTTATGGGACCAGATCCATACTCATCGCAGAAAATGCATCCCTTTGATGAGAAAGTTCCGTCTTTGTTCGGGCAGTAAAATCCAGCATCTACAGGAATTTTATGAACCCTTGTGTTAAAAACCTTTTTGAGATGTTCATTGAATGAAAAATACCTTTTTTTCACTGCTTTTATTTTATTTTTATTATCATTTAATTTTCAAGCTTTAAAAAATTATTTAGTAAAATTGAGATTGATAAGAGTTATGTGATAATATTTAAACTGAAAAATTGATAATTGAAGGAGGAAGTAAAGTTTTGTGATGCGAGATATTATATCAATATTTTACTGCCCAAATCATTAGCGGCTACAAAACTTTACTTAATTTATGGGTTTCATTAGAAATGGTTGGAGGAATGAATGAAAATAAAGGCTGTTTTTCCAGGTTCTTTTGACCCGATAACGAATGGGCATGTGGATATTGTCATGAGAGGCATTGAGATATTTGATGAAATCCTAATTGCAATTCTTGAGAATCCCGAAAAGACTTCCCTTTTTAGCATTGAAGAGAGAATTTCGATGATAAAAGAGATATTTAGGGAAGAGAGTAAAATTAAGGTAGAGTCGTTCAGCGGTCTTCTTGTAGAATTTATGAAAAAAAAGGAGATAAAAATTGTTATAAGAGGCTTACGAGCTGTATCTGATTTTGAGTATGAACTTCAGATGGCATTGATGAACAGAAAACTGGATCCAGAGGTTGAGACATTTTTTATGGTTCCCAATGTGAAATATTCATTTTTAAGCTCAAGACTTATTAAAGAGATTTTTTATTATGGAGGCTGTGTGAATGAACTTGTGCCTGAGATTGTCGAGGAAAAAATGAAAGAGAAATATAAAGTATCCAAGGAGAAATTTATTGATATCCAGAGAGAATATTGATGAAATAAAAAAAATATTCGGGGAAGAGAGATGTCTAAATGATGAGTTAACCCTTCAAAAATATTCATCTGATGAGACCAAAATAAGTTTCATCCCAGATTTGGTAGTTTTTCCATCATCTACAGAGGAAATTTCTATGCTGATGAAGATAGCGAACAGAGAAAAAATTCCTGTTACTCCAAGGGGAGCTGGAACAGGATACAGCGGAGGAGCTATTGCTGTTAGAGGAGGAGTAATCCTTTCTCTTGAGAAGATGAATCGAATATTAAGCATAGACCCAGAAAATTTGATTGGAGTAGTTGAGCCAGGAGTTATTACAGAGCATTTTCACAAAGAGGTTGAAAAATATGGGTTATGTTATCCGCCAGACCCTGCAAGTCTTGATAAGTCAACGATTGGAGGAAATTTAGCGGAAAATGCAGGGGGGCCAAGATGTTTTAGGTATGGAGTAACAAGAAATTATGTTCTTGGCACAAAAGCTGTTTTGCCAGATGGAGAGATAATAAAGACCGGTTCCTCGACGATTAAAAATGTGGTTGGTTATGACCTTACACACCTTCTGATAGGCTCTGAAGGGACTTTAGCAATAGTAACAGAAATTATTTTAAGGCTCGTTCCTCTTCCTCCCAACCGAACAACTTTAAGGTTTGGATTTGATTCATACATAAAAGCCGCAAATTTCATTTCAGAAATAATAAGAGAGAAAGTATTTCCTTCATCCCTTGAGTTTATGGACGAACTTTCAATTAAGTATTCATCTCAATATTTAAACATAAAAGTGGATGAAAAGATTAAAGCGTTTATACTGACAGAAATAGACGGAGAATTAGAAGCGATTGAAAAGATTAAAGAAAAAATATTGGCAGTCTCGGAAAGATATTCGCCATTGGAAGTAAAAATTCCAAAAGACAAGAAAGAAGAAGAGGATATCTGGATATTCAGAAAAAATGTGTCTTCTGCCATTAATATGGCAAAGCCAAAAAAATACAACCAGGATATAGTAGTCCCAAGAATGAAAATTCCAGAGATTCTGGAAATAATTAATGAGATAGGAAAGAAATATAAAATACTGACGATTTCGTTTGGTCATGCTGGTGATGGGAATATTCATACAAATTTTATGATTGATGATTCAAACCCAGAAGAAGTTGAAAATGTGGAAAAAGCAATAAATGAATTATTTAATGAAGTTATAAAATTAGGTGGGGTTATCTCAGGAGAGCATGGTATAGGAATTACAAAATCCCGTTTCATTAATTTACAGCTTTCTCCCTTAGAAATAGAAATTATGAAAAAGATCAAAAAAGTATTCGACCCCAATGGTATATTAAACCCTGGAAAAATTTTCCCCCTCTTTTGAAAGGCCTGAGCTTTTTAAATGAATAATGAACTTCTCCCTCTTCTTTAGGTGATAAAAAATGAACAAAATTTTGGGAAAGAGCGTATAATAGAAAGGAGGATTTTATGAAAAGGAGAATACTAATTATCGGGATTCTGATAGTAATTATAGCAGGTGCTGTGGTTTTTTATAGATATAAGAACAAGAAGAATGAACCTAAGTTCAAAACTGCGAAAGTTGAGCGTGGAGATATTTCAATTGTTGTAACAGCCACAGGAAATTTAAGCGCTTTGAACACTGTTCAGGTAGGGACACAGGTTTCAGGTATAATCGAAAAAATATTTGTTGATTATAATTCAAGCGTAAAAAAAGACCAGGTAATTGCCCAGCTTGACCAGACTTTTCTTAAAGCTCAGGTGGCGGAGGCTGAAGCAAATCTTTATAAAGCAAAGGTATCCCTTGATGAGCTTAAAAAAAATTATGAAAGAACACTCGAATTGTTCAAGCAGAATTTAGTTCCTGAGGCTGAGTTGATAAAAGCAGAAACATCATACGAATCTGCGAAAGCAACTTTAAAACAGAGCGAGGCAAACCTTGAAAGAGCTGAGACAAATTTAAGATATGCTACAATAAGATCTCCTGTGGATGGAATTGTAATAGCACGGAATGTGGATATGGGACAGACTGTGGCAGCAAGCTTTCAGACTCCCACCCTCTTTTTAATCGCTGAAGATTTAAAAAAGATGAAGGTTGAAGCATCGATAGATGAAGCTGACATTGGAAAAGTTAAAGAAAGACAGAATGCTATTTTTACAGTGGATGCGTTTCCTGAAGAAAAATTTAGAGGAGTTGTTTCTCAAATAAGGCTTGAACCAATAATAGCACAGAATGTTGTTACATACACTGTGGTTATCGATGTGGAGAATCTTCAGATGAAGTTGAGACCCGGGATGACAGCTAATGTAACAGTTGTAATTGACGAGAGATATAATGTTTTAAAAGTTCCAAGAAGTGCTGTGGTTTTTAATCCTAAGCCCGAGGATGTATTACCTGTAAAGGAACCTGAAAGACCATCTACCGAATCTCCTCAAAGTATGCCACAAAGCATGGAGGGAAGACCTTCTGAAATGGGCCAGAGAAGTGAAAGATTTAGAGAGTTTATCCAGAATCTTCCTCCTGAAAGAAGAGAAGAGATAATGAGAAGAATGAGAGAGAGAAGAGAGGGTTCAGAAGGTTCTGGAAGGAGAGCAGTCAATATAGCAAAGATATATGTGGAGAAAGATCGCGGAAAACTTGAACCTTTCATGGTAAAAACAGGAATAACAGATGGGTTTTTTGTGGAGATAGTAGAGGGAAATATAAAAGAAAATGATGAAGTAGTTATTGGATATTCAGGTCAGGAATCGAGCTCCACTCAGCGCCAGGCTCCGGGAGGCCCTCCTATGTTCAGAATGTTCCGTTAATGAGAAAGCAGGTAAAGTAAAATGGAGAGGATAATTTATGTTGAAAATATTTTTAAAATTTATAAAATGGGTGAGGTACAGATTCCAGCCCTTAGGGGACTGACTCTTGAAGTCGAAAATGAAGAATTTATATCAATAATGGGTCCATCAGGCTCAGGAAAATCTACTTTGTTGAATATTATCAGTTGCATGGATGTTCCAACTGCGGGGAAATATTTTTTAGAAGACCAGGATGTTTCAAAAATGAGAAGAAATGAGCTTGCAAAGATAAGGAATAAAAAAGTGGGTTTAGTATTTCAGAATTTTAACCTTCTTTCGAGAACATCAGCCATTGAAAATGTAGAATTGCCACTTCTTTACAATAATACTTCGGCAAAAGAAAGAAGAAAAAGGGCTTACGAAGCTCTGGAAAGCGTTGGGCTTAAAGGAAGGGAAAAGCATACAAACGCTCAACTTTCTGGAGGTGAACAGCAAAGGGTTGCCATTGCAAGAGCTATAGTTAATGACCCAAGAATTATTTTAGCTGATGAGCCAACGGGAAACCTTGATAGTGTATCAAGTTTAGAGATAATGAACATATTCCAGAAGCTTAATGAAGAGGGAAGAACAATTATCATAATCACCCATGAAAGGGATATCGCAAGTTTTTCGAAAAGGATGGTTTCGCTCAGAGATGGGAAGATTATCGGAGATGTTTTAAATTCGAATGAAAAGAATGCAGAGTCAGAATTGATGCAGGTCAAAAAAAATCTCATGGATAAAGATAATGGAGGAGATTATGAACATTTATAATATTATAAAAGTTGCGTTTCGGTCATTGAGAAAAAATAAGATGAGAACTTTTTTAACAATGTTAGGGATAATAATCGGAGTTGCTGCAGTGATAGCAATGATTTCCATCGGCCAGGGAGCAAACGCCTCTGTTCAGGAAAACATCAGAAAAATGGGAAGCAATCTTTTAATAGTATTTCCAGGGTCTTTCCACAGAGGAGGAGTTAGAGGAGGAATGGGAACAGTTATATCTTTAAAGGAAGATGATGTCAAAGCTCTCCTTGAAGAATCTAAATCAATCTCTATGGCTTCTCCCACAGTCAGAACAGGAGCTCAGGTTGTATATGGCAATATGAACTGGGCTACAGGAGTGGAAGGAGTTTATCCTGATTTCTTCTACATAAGGGAATGGCCTCTTGTATCAGGAAGATCTTTTACAATGCAGGATGTCCATGGTCAAACCAAGGTATGTGTGATAGGAAAGACTGTTTATGAAAAATTATTTGGAAACGAGGACCCTATTGGGAAGATAATAAGGATAAAAAAACTTCCTTTTACAGTAATAGGAGCCCTGGCTTCAAAGGGTCAAAGCGGAGGATGGAGGGATCAGGATGATGTTATTTTTGCTCCTCTTTATACTGTCCAGAGGAAAATGATGGGAATAACCAATATTAATACAATACATCTTTCAGTAATTTCCAAAGATATGATGAATGATGCTAAGGAGGAGATAAGGCAAGTGTTGCGAAAAAGGCACAAACTTCTTCCAAGCCAGGACGATGATTTTACGATAATGTCTCAGACAGAAATTTCAGAAGCTGCTGAATCAACGACAAGAATAATGACAATATTGCTCGGAAGTATCGCTTCCATTTCTCTTCTTGTTGGCGGAATTGGAATAATGAACATAATGCTTGTCTCAGTAACTGAAAGAACAAGGGAGATAGGAATAAGAATGGCGGTAGGAGCAAAAGAAAGGGACATTTTAGTCCAGTTTTTAATTGAATCTGTGGTTCTTTCTTTAATCGGGGGGATAATAGGGATGATTGTCGGTATCTTTTCTTCAGAGATGATATCATATTTTGCAAAATGGCCCACCCTAATTTCTTCCCAGGCAATATTACTGGCTTTTCTTTTCTCCTCTGGAGTGGGAATATTTTTCGGATTCTATCCTGCGAAAAAGGCTTCTTCTTTGAACCCTATAGATGCCCTCAGATACGAATAAGAAGATAATTGTTTCATATGCATCTGCAGGCGGAGGGCATAAAGCTGTTGCTGAGGCTATAAAAGAAGCTCTTATAAAATTAGATCCATCTGTTAAAATAGAAGTTATCGATATTCTTAATTTCACTTCTAAATTATTCAAATTTTTCTATGCCTCAGGATATCTTTTTCTTGCAAATAGAGCAAAATATCTATGGGGTTTTCTCTATTCAAGAAAAGAGGATGTATCATTTGTTTCAGAATCTAATAAATTTTCAAGGTTGGTAATGAGAATCTTGGCAAGGAGGTTTATAAGCTATATAAAAGAAATTAATCCAGATGCATTTATTTTTACCCATTTCCTTCCCTCAAAGATAGTTCAGGACATAAAAGAAAGAGATAAATTGCAGTTTAAAACTGGCGTTGTAGTTACGGATTATGGAAATCACAGTATCTGGCTAACTCCAGGAACTGATTTTTATTTTGTTGCAACCGAGCAGTTAAAAATTGAGATGGTGCATTTTTTAAATAGGTTAAAAATGAGACAAGAAAATATCATTGTTTCTGGAATTCCTGTTCGGATGAAATTTCTTGAACCAATCAACAGAGAGCAGGTGAGGGACAAACTTGGACTTTCGATTGATTGCCCTGTTATCTCATTCATAATGGGAATTGTGGGAATGAGAAGAATACTGGAAATATTAAAGTATTTAACTTCTTTGGAAGTAGATTTTCAGCTAATCTTACTTGTGGGAAAAGATGAAGAGTTGAAGAGAAAAGTTAAGGAATATTTTAAAGATAAAGAATTTCCATATCTGAGAAAAATACTCATATATGGAATGGTTGGAAATATGAATGAGATTCTGTCTGTTTCAGATTTAGTTATAACAAAATCAGGAGGAATAATTACATCTGAAACTATTTCAATGGGAGCACCAATGGTTTTTATCGAAAACTACCCTGGACAGGAAGAAAGAAATGTGGACTATTTTCTTGAAGAAGGAACTGGCATTAAAATAAATCAGCTTAGCAGTATTAAGTATAAGATTGAGTCTCTTCTTAAAGACAGAGATAGATTGAAAGGAATGAAAGAGAATGTAGAAAAAATTGCAAAGCCTGCGGCATCTTTAAGAATTGCTGAAGTAATCTTGAATGAAGTAAA is drawn from Acidobacteriota bacterium and contains these coding sequences:
- a CDS encoding ABC transporter permease produces the protein MNIYNIIKVAFRSLRKNKMRTFLTMLGIIIGVAAVIAMISIGQGANASVQENIRKMGSNLLIVFPGSFHRGGVRGGMGTVISLKEDDVKALLEESKSISMASPTVRTGAQVVYGNMNWATGVEGVYPDFFYIREWPLVSGRSFTMQDVHGQTKVCVIGKTVYEKLFGNEDPIGKIIRIKKLPFTVIGALASKGQSGGWRDQDDVIFAPLYTVQRKMMGITNINTIHLSVISKDMMNDAKEEIRQVLRKRHKLLPSQDDDFTIMSQTEISEAAESTTRIMTILLGSIASISLLVGGIGIMNIMLVSVTERTREIGIRMAVGAKERDILVQFLIESVVLSLIGGIIGMIVGIFSSEMISYFAKWPTLISSQAILLAFLFSSGVGIFFGFYPAKKASSLNPIDALRYE
- a CDS encoding glycosyltransferase; translation: MPSDTNKKIIVSYASAGGGHKAVAEAIKEALIKLDPSVKIEVIDILNFTSKLFKFFYASGYLFLANRAKYLWGFLYSRKEDVSFVSESNKFSRLVMRILARRFISYIKEINPDAFIFTHFLPSKIVQDIKERDKLQFKTGVVVTDYGNHSIWLTPGTDFYFVATEQLKIEMVHFLNRLKMRQENIIVSGIPVRMKFLEPINREQVRDKLGLSIDCPVISFIMGIVGMRRILEILKYLTSLEVDFQLILLVGKDEELKRKVKEYFKDKEFPYLRKILIYGMVGNMNEILSVSDLVITKSGGIITSETISMGAPMVFIENYPGQEERNVDYFLEEGTGIKINQLSSIKYKIESLLKDRDRLKGMKENVEKIAKPAASLRIAEVILNEVKKC